From Apium graveolens cultivar Ventura chromosome 9, ASM990537v1, whole genome shotgun sequence, the proteins below share one genomic window:
- the LOC141684080 gene encoding protein RBL-like isoform X1, whose protein sequence is MNAPVIDPLQGDFPEVIEEYLEYGVMKCIAFNRRGTLLAAGCSDGSCVIWDFLTRGVATVLKDKDCVAAVTSVCWSKFGHRILVSAADKTLTVWDVVKREKVVQVTLQQSALQARLHTSSSSPSICLACPLSSAPMIVDLYTGNVTTLPISLPETDSTTAPPSRNRFSDGSAPFSPTAACFNKHGDLVYVGNSKGEILVIDHKSNQVRGVVPISGGSVIKNIVFSRNGKFLLTNSNDRTIRIYENLLPLKDGLRALDNIHETLKELPEAEKLKAIGSKCLALFREFQDSITRVHWKAPCFSGDGEWVVGGSANKGEHKIYIWDRAGRLVKILEGPKEALIDLAWHPVRPIIVSASLTGLIYIWAKDYVENWSAFAPDFKELEENEEYVEREDEFDLIPDNPKVKESDVDEDEEIDIMTVEKDTTFSDSDMSEDEVLYLRVDISPDVPEEQDKCIGMGDSNHSGSPLSEDAEQNGQGAKYASSPLDGMGCDAAAMDNSDTGGMPLKRKRKPSEKVLELQAERSKKPVPKTKPFGKSEKKNKPGVDQDSDMSN, encoded by the exons ATGAATGCCCCTGTTATTG ATCCATTGCAGGGAGATTTTCCAGAAGTGATAGAAGAGTATTTGGAATATGGGGTTATGAAATGTATCGCTTTTAATCGTCGTGGAACCCTTCTTGCTG CCGGATGTTCTGATGGGAGCTGTGTTATCTGGGATTTCTTGACGAGAGGTGTTGCAACAGTTTTGAAAGACAAGGACTGTGTTGCTGCTGTAACAAGTGTTTGTTGGTCAAAATTTGGTCATCGCATACTTGTATCTGCCGCTGATAAAACCTTGACAGTTTGGGATGTTGTGAAAAGAGAAAAGGTTGTACAAGTAACCCTGCAGCAGTCCGCATTACAGGCACGTCTACATACCAGTTCTTCCTCACCATCCATCTGTCTAGCATGCCCTCTGTCATCTGCTCCGATGATTGTTGATTTATATACCGGAAACGTAACAACGCTTCCAATCTCATTGCCTGAAACAGACAGTACAACAGCACCTCCTTCGCGGAACAGGTTTTCTGATGGATCGGCACCTTTTTCACCTACAGCGGCATGTTTTAACAAGCACGGGGATCTGGTTTATGTTGGAAACTCTAAAGGAGAAATACTTGTTATAGATCACAAAAGCAATCAAGTGCGCGGGGTTGTTCCCATTTCTGGGGGTTCTGTGATAAAGAATATAGTCTTCAGCAGAAACGGGAAATTTCTCCTCACAAACTCCAATGACCGTACAATTAGAATCTACGAGAATCTTTTGCCATTGAAAGATGGACTTAGAGCCCTGGATAATATACATGAGACTTTGAAGGAGCTTCCGGAGGCTGAGAAATTAAAAGCTATTGGCTCAAAGTGCTTGGCACTATTTAGGGAGTTTCAAGATTCCATTACCAGAGTGCACTGGAAAGCACCCTGTTTTAGTGGTGATGGCGAGTGGGTTGTTGGCGGTTCTGCTAACAAAGGAGAGCACAAGATTTACATATGGGACAGGGCAGGGCGTCTCGTAAAAATTCTTGAAGGTCCTAAAGAGGCGTTGATAGATTTAGCGTGGCATCCTGTTCGTCCTATAATCGTGTCTGCTTCACTAACAGGGTTAATTTATATCTGGGCTAAAGATTACGTCGAAAACTGGAGCGCATTTGCTCCAGATTTTAAGGAGCTCGAGGAAAATGAGGAGTATGTAGAACGCGAGGATGAATTCGATCTCATACCTGATAATCCAAAG GTGAAAGAATCAGATGTTGACGAAGACGAAGAGATAGATATTATGACAGTTGAGAAGGATACTACTTTTAGCGATTCAGATATGTCAGAAGATGAAGTATTATATTTGCGTGTAGATATTTCTCCGGATGTTCCAGAGGAGCAGGATAAATGTATCGGGATGGGTGACAGCAACCATTCTGGATCCCCTCTTTCGGAAGATGCAGAACAGAATGGGCAAGGGGCCAAATATGCTTCCAGTCCGCTTGATG GTATGGGTTGTGATGCAGCAGCTATGGATAATTCTGATACCGGAGGGATGCCCCTTAAACGCAAAAGGAAACCTTCAGAAAAAGTTCTAGAATTGCAGGCAGAGAGGAGCAAAAAACCTGTGCCAAAGACAAAGCCATTCGGCAAATCTGAGAAAAAGAACAAGCCTGGAGTTGATCAGGATAGCGACATGTCCAACTGA
- the LOC141685789 gene encoding uncharacterized protein LOC141685789, whose product MTEAPLLAKPSPDDILYLYLVVFEQAVSIILVKEEQKLQKPVYYMSKVLHGAELNYSTTEKFALALITASRKLRLYIHAHKIEVLTDQPLKNILHSPKATGRLIKLVIELEEFDIKYEPQIAIKAQALEDFVVECTISDQEVGGLILQSPEGFMIEYTLKLDFPTMNNEVEYKALIVGLGLAKAVRAKNLKIYGDSRLVVAQVNGEFETKNYTMAKYLRVVKRILIQFDECLGPLEAEEVFKEAHEGICGQHLRGKALVYKITQLGFYWPTMLADTKAYVKKCDRCQRIQEYCDDNSKELRFTSVAHPRENEKAKVDNRIILDGLKKRVEHSRNTWEDELLPILWAYRTTYKVITEATTFMLAYVVKYMVHLEITHGSPRVKAYGPETNKEGMRLALDLINELRDEANARNAEHQ is encoded by the exons ATGACtgaggccccgttgttggccaaacctaGTCCGGATGACATCCTTTACTTGTACCTCGTTGTCTTTGAACAAGCCGTGAGTATCATCTTGGTAAAGGAAGAACAAAAGCTCCAGAAGCCCGTCTACTATATGAGTAAGGTGCTTCACGGAGCGGAGTTGAACTACTCCACCACCGAGAAGTTTGCACTTGCCCTTATCACAGCCTCGAGGAAGTTAAGACTTTACATCCATGCCCACAAGATCGAAGTCCTGACGGATCAACCTTTGAAGAACATTCTTCACAGCCCGAAAGCAACTGGAAGGCTCATCAAATTGGTGATTGAGTTGGAGGAATTTGACATCAAATATGAGCCTCAAATAGCCATTAAGGCTCAGGCCTTAGAAGACTTCGTGGTCGAATGCACCATTAGTGACCAAGAAGTAGGGG GCCTAATCTTACAAAGCCCCGAAGGATTCATGATTGAGTATACGTTGAAGTTGGACTTCCCAACTATGAACAACGAAGTAGAATACAAAGCTTTGATAGTTGGCTTAGGCTTGGCTAAAGCCGTGAGAGCCAAAAACCTTAAAATTTATGGAGATTCGAGACTTGTGGTTGCTCAAGTCAATGGAGAGTTTGAGACCAAGAATTATACAATGGCCAAGTACCTGAGAGTCGTAAAGAGAATACTAATtcagtttgatgaatg CTTGGGACCTCTTGAAGCAGAAGAGGTGTTTAAGGAAGCCCATGAAGGGATTTGTGGACAGCACTTGAGGGGCAAGGCCCTCGTTTACAAGATAACTCAATTGGGATTCTACTGGCCAACAATGTTAGCCGATACAAAGGCTTATGTGAAGAAATGTGATAGATGCCAGAG AATTCAGGAATACTGTGATGATAACAGCAAAGAGCTTCGCTTTACCTCGGTTGCCCATCCACGGGAAAATGAGAAGGCAAAAGTTGATAATCGGATTATCCTTGATGGACTAAAGAAAAGGGTTGAACACTCAAGGAACACTTGGGAGGATGAGTTACTGCCCATACTTTGGGCATATCGAACCACCTACAAAGTGATAACTGAAGCTACCACGTTCATGCTGGCTTACGTAGTCAAATATATGGTACATCTAGAAATTACCCATGGATCGCCTAGGGTCAAAGCTTATGGACCAGAGACCAATAAAGAAGGCATGAGGCTTGCTCTCGATCTCATCAACGAGCTCAGGGATGAGGCCAACGCCCGCAATGCAGAGCATCAATGA
- the LOC141682490 gene encoding putative pectinesterase/pectinesterase inhibitor 24 → MTLLKSYSKVDESGEGWFEDGRRRAMRRRICAISLSCIILVIVIVSAVVGTHVSKSSKSDGNDKSSNQSQSAASIKAACGLTLYPDSCYRSLAPLLNSSPGETVQPEVLYKASLQVAIGEISKTDIVAALENCRELLDLATDHLNSSFLSDKLTSSDAIEDILTWLSAAGTYQDTCIDGFANSTFRLNVLQYLKDSNEFTSNSLAIIKQVSDAAKSLNLRKLLTVTDDMGMPHWLSFKDRKLLQSKSSPITYDAVVAKDGTGKYKTIGAALKAVPEKSKKRFTIYVKKGVYYENVRVEKGKWNVMMIGEGMDKTVVSGRLNVVDGTPTFSTATFAAFGQGFIARDMGFRNTAGAIKHQAVALMSNSDRSIFHRCRFDAFQDTLYAHANRQFYRECDIYGTVDFIFGNSAVILQNCNIAPRTPMTGQQNTITAQGKIDPNQNTGISIQDCKIYPLGNLGSVRTFLGRPWKDYSTTIVMNTMIESLIHPKGWLPWTGTSAPSTIFYAEYQNFGPGSSTKDRVKWKGLRSITRTQASKFTVDSFIYGSQWIKDAGVAYKPGL, encoded by the exons ATGACTTTACTTAAATCTTATAGCAAAGTTGATGAATCGGGTGAAGGCTGGTTTGAAGATGGACGTCGTCGGGCGATGAGAAGGCGAATCTGTGCAATAAGCTTGTCATGCATAATATTAGTCATTGTCATTGTTTCTGCTGTGGTAGGAACTCATGTCAGTAAAAGTAGCAAGAGTGATGGTAATGATAAAAGCAGTAATCAGTCACAGTCTGCTGCTTCAATTAAAGCGGCCTGCGGCCTGACATTGTATCCAGACTCATGTTATCGTAGTCTGGCACCATTATTGAATTCAAGCCCTGGTGAGACAGTACAACCTGAAGTGCTTTATAAAGCATCGTTGCAAGTGGCGATTGGTGAAATATCAAAA ACTGATATAGTTGCAGCACTTGAGAATTGTCGCGAGCTTCTGGATCTAGCAACAGATCATCTGAATAGCTCTTTTCTGAGCGACAAATTAACATCATCCGATGCAATTGAAGATATATTAACATGGTTAAGTGCTGCTGGCACTTATCAAGACACATGTATAGATGGCTTTGCCAATTCAACTTTCAGGCTTAATGTGTTGCAATACCTTAAAGATTCCAATGAGTTCACAAGCAACAGTCTGGCAATTATCAAACAAGTATCAGATGCTGCAAAGTCGTTGAATTTACGTAAATTATTGACAGTCACAGATGATATGGGCATGCCACATTGGCTATCCTTCAAagacaggaagctgctacagaGCAAAAGTAGTCCCATCACATATGACGCTGTCGTGGCAAAGGATGGAACAGGAAAATATAAGACAATTGGAGCCGCTCTTAAGGCCGTTCCTGAGAAGAGCAAGAAAAGATTTACAATCTATGTTAAAAAGGGAGTTTATTATGAAAATGTTAGGGTTGAGAAGGGAAAATGGAATGTTATGATGATTGGCGAAGGAATGGATAAAACAGTTGTTTCTGGTAGGTTGAATGTTGTTGATGGAACTCCAACATTTTCCACCGCAACATTTG CTGCATTTGGACAAGGTTTTATTGCTCGTGACATGGGTTTTCGCAACACAGCTGGTGCAATCAAGCATCAAGCTGTAGCATTAATGTCAAATTCTGACCGTTCAATTTTCCATCGCTGTCGATTTGATGCATTTCAAGACACTCTTTATGCTCACGCCAATCGCCAATTCTATCGCGAGTGTGACATTTATGGTACAGTAGATTTTATTTTTGGAAACTCTGCTGTTATACTACAGAACTGCAACATCGCACCAAGAACACCAATGACTGGACAACAAAACACAATTACTGCTCAAGGGaaaattgatccaaatcaaaacACTGGAATTTCCATACAAGATTGTAAGATTTATCCATTAGGGAACTTAGGTTCAGTACGAACTTTCCTAGGCCGGCCTTGGAAAGATTACTCGACAACAATAGTAATGAACACGATGATCGAGAGCTTGATTCATCCCAAGGGATGGTTACCATGGACTGGAACAAGTGCACCTAGTACCATATTTTACGCTGAATATCAGAATTTTGGACCAGGATCTTCAACAAAAGATAGAGTTAAATGGAAGGGACTAAGGAGCATTACAAGAACACAAGCTAGCAAATTTACTGTTGATTCATTCATCTATGGATCACAATGGATCAAAGATGCAGGTGTTGCTTATAAACCGGGTCTCTAA
- the LOC141684080 gene encoding protein RBL-like isoform X3 produces MNAPVIDPLQGDFPEVIEEYLEYGVMKCIAFNRRGTLLAAGCSDGSCVIWDFLTRGVATVLKDKDCVAAVTSVCWSKFGHRILVSAADKTLTVWDVVKREKVVQVTLQQSALQARLHTSSSSPSICLACPLSSAPMIVDLYTGNVTTLPISLPETDSTTAPPSRNRFSDGSAPFSPTAACFNKHGDLVYVGNSKGEILVIDHKSNQVRGVVPISGGSVIKNIVFSRNGKFLLTNSNDRTIRIYENLLPLKDGLRALDNIHETLKELPEAEKLKAIGSKCLALFREFQDSITRVHWKAPCFSGDGEWVVGGSANKGEHKIYIWDRAGRLVKILEGPKEALIDLAWHPVRPIIVSASLTGLIYIWAKDYVENWSAFAPDFKELEENEEYVEREDEFDLIPDNPKVKESDVDEDEEIDIMTVEKDTTFSDSDMSEDEVLYLRVDISPDVPEEQDKCIGMGDSNHSGSPLSEDAEQNGQGAKYASSPLDAMDNSDTGGMPLKRKRKPSEKVLELQAERSKKPVPKTKPFGKSEKKNKPGVDQDSDMSN; encoded by the exons ATGAATGCCCCTGTTATTG ATCCATTGCAGGGAGATTTTCCAGAAGTGATAGAAGAGTATTTGGAATATGGGGTTATGAAATGTATCGCTTTTAATCGTCGTGGAACCCTTCTTGCTG CCGGATGTTCTGATGGGAGCTGTGTTATCTGGGATTTCTTGACGAGAGGTGTTGCAACAGTTTTGAAAGACAAGGACTGTGTTGCTGCTGTAACAAGTGTTTGTTGGTCAAAATTTGGTCATCGCATACTTGTATCTGCCGCTGATAAAACCTTGACAGTTTGGGATGTTGTGAAAAGAGAAAAGGTTGTACAAGTAACCCTGCAGCAGTCCGCATTACAGGCACGTCTACATACCAGTTCTTCCTCACCATCCATCTGTCTAGCATGCCCTCTGTCATCTGCTCCGATGATTGTTGATTTATATACCGGAAACGTAACAACGCTTCCAATCTCATTGCCTGAAACAGACAGTACAACAGCACCTCCTTCGCGGAACAGGTTTTCTGATGGATCGGCACCTTTTTCACCTACAGCGGCATGTTTTAACAAGCACGGGGATCTGGTTTATGTTGGAAACTCTAAAGGAGAAATACTTGTTATAGATCACAAAAGCAATCAAGTGCGCGGGGTTGTTCCCATTTCTGGGGGTTCTGTGATAAAGAATATAGTCTTCAGCAGAAACGGGAAATTTCTCCTCACAAACTCCAATGACCGTACAATTAGAATCTACGAGAATCTTTTGCCATTGAAAGATGGACTTAGAGCCCTGGATAATATACATGAGACTTTGAAGGAGCTTCCGGAGGCTGAGAAATTAAAAGCTATTGGCTCAAAGTGCTTGGCACTATTTAGGGAGTTTCAAGATTCCATTACCAGAGTGCACTGGAAAGCACCCTGTTTTAGTGGTGATGGCGAGTGGGTTGTTGGCGGTTCTGCTAACAAAGGAGAGCACAAGATTTACATATGGGACAGGGCAGGGCGTCTCGTAAAAATTCTTGAAGGTCCTAAAGAGGCGTTGATAGATTTAGCGTGGCATCCTGTTCGTCCTATAATCGTGTCTGCTTCACTAACAGGGTTAATTTATATCTGGGCTAAAGATTACGTCGAAAACTGGAGCGCATTTGCTCCAGATTTTAAGGAGCTCGAGGAAAATGAGGAGTATGTAGAACGCGAGGATGAATTCGATCTCATACCTGATAATCCAAAG GTGAAAGAATCAGATGTTGACGAAGACGAAGAGATAGATATTATGACAGTTGAGAAGGATACTACTTTTAGCGATTCAGATATGTCAGAAGATGAAGTATTATATTTGCGTGTAGATATTTCTCCGGATGTTCCAGAGGAGCAGGATAAATGTATCGGGATGGGTGACAGCAACCATTCTGGATCCCCTCTTTCGGAAGATGCAGAACAGAATGGGCAAGGGGCCAAATATGCTTCCAGTCCGCTTGATG CTATGGATAATTCTGATACCGGAGGGATGCCCCTTAAACGCAAAAGGAAACCTTCAGAAAAAGTTCTAGAATTGCAGGCAGAGAGGAGCAAAAAACCTGTGCCAAAGACAAAGCCATTCGGCAAATCTGAGAAAAAGAACAAGCCTGGAGTTGATCAGGATAGCGACATGTCCAACTGA
- the LOC141685790 gene encoding uncharacterized protein LOC141685790 yields MTSKIQPFDAGIIRAFKMHYSKRFYRGLLEGYELGQSDPGKINILDAINYAVATWTTNVKQESIARCFQHCKIRSIDEVSSNLNEHTTPEEYIHELEVMNKDLGYRNKMDVNNFLDYPGENESCSEVQSIEEIANTILENSVEDDLKDDTTPLEPVTRKEALKASKMLNNFLMQHESTTPELLDAIRKIRDELHVDLNYMKKQTTIESYFTKM; encoded by the coding sequence ATGACATCAAAAATCCAACCTTTTGATGCAGGAATTATAAGAGCTTTCAAGATGCACTATAGCAAGAGATTTTATCGTGGGTTATTAGAAGGTTATGAGTTGGGACAATCTGATCCAGGAAAGATTAATATTTTGGATGCTATCAATTATGCAGTCGCGACGTGGACGACAAATGTAAAACAAGAGTCAATAGCAAGGTGCTTTCAACATTGCAAAATTCGTTCCATAGATGAAGTTTCGAGCAATTTAAACGAACATACAACTCCGGAAGAATACATTCATGAACTTGAGGTGATGAATAAGGATCTAGGTTATCGTAATAAAATGGATGTTAATAACTTCTTAGATTATCCGggtgaaaatgaatcatgttccGAGGTCCAGAGTATAGAAGAGATTGCAAACACCATCCTTGAAAATAGTGTTGAAGATGATCTTAAAGACGATACAACACCGTTGGAGCCGGTTACACGTAAAGAAGCACTCAAGGCATCAAAAATGCTTAATAACTTTTTGATGCAACATGAAAGCACCACACCCGAGCTTTTGGATGCAATAAGGAAGATTAGGGATGAGCTtcatgttgatttaaattatatgaaaaagcaaactacaattgaatcatattttaccaagatgtaa
- the LOC141684080 gene encoding protein RBL-like isoform X2: protein MNAPVIDPLQGDFPEVIEEYLEYGVMKCIAFNRRGTLLAAGCSDGSCVIWDFLTRGVATVLKDKDCVAAVTSVCWSKFGHRILVSAADKTLTVWDVVKREKVVQVTLQQSALQARLHTSSSSPSICLACPLSSAPMIVDLYTGNVTTLPISLPETDSTTAPPSRNRFSDGSAPFSPTAACFNKHGDLVYVGNSKGEILVIDHKSNQVRGVVPISGGSVIKNIVFSRNGKFLLTNSNDRTIRIYENLLPLKDGLRALDNIHETLKELPEAEKLKAIGSKCLALFREFQDSITRVHWKAPCFSGDGEWVVGGSANKGEHKIYIWDRAGRLVKILEGPKEALIDLAWHPVRPIIVSASLTGLIYIWAKDYVENWSAFAPDFKELEENEEYVEREDEFDLIPDNPKVKESDVDEDEEIDIMTVEKDTTFSDSDMSEDEVLYLRVDISPDVPEEQDKCIGMGDSNHSGSPLSEDAEQNGQGAKYASSPLDAAMDNSDTGGMPLKRKRKPSEKVLELQAERSKKPVPKTKPFGKSEKKNKPGVDQDSDMSN, encoded by the exons ATGAATGCCCCTGTTATTG ATCCATTGCAGGGAGATTTTCCAGAAGTGATAGAAGAGTATTTGGAATATGGGGTTATGAAATGTATCGCTTTTAATCGTCGTGGAACCCTTCTTGCTG CCGGATGTTCTGATGGGAGCTGTGTTATCTGGGATTTCTTGACGAGAGGTGTTGCAACAGTTTTGAAAGACAAGGACTGTGTTGCTGCTGTAACAAGTGTTTGTTGGTCAAAATTTGGTCATCGCATACTTGTATCTGCCGCTGATAAAACCTTGACAGTTTGGGATGTTGTGAAAAGAGAAAAGGTTGTACAAGTAACCCTGCAGCAGTCCGCATTACAGGCACGTCTACATACCAGTTCTTCCTCACCATCCATCTGTCTAGCATGCCCTCTGTCATCTGCTCCGATGATTGTTGATTTATATACCGGAAACGTAACAACGCTTCCAATCTCATTGCCTGAAACAGACAGTACAACAGCACCTCCTTCGCGGAACAGGTTTTCTGATGGATCGGCACCTTTTTCACCTACAGCGGCATGTTTTAACAAGCACGGGGATCTGGTTTATGTTGGAAACTCTAAAGGAGAAATACTTGTTATAGATCACAAAAGCAATCAAGTGCGCGGGGTTGTTCCCATTTCTGGGGGTTCTGTGATAAAGAATATAGTCTTCAGCAGAAACGGGAAATTTCTCCTCACAAACTCCAATGACCGTACAATTAGAATCTACGAGAATCTTTTGCCATTGAAAGATGGACTTAGAGCCCTGGATAATATACATGAGACTTTGAAGGAGCTTCCGGAGGCTGAGAAATTAAAAGCTATTGGCTCAAAGTGCTTGGCACTATTTAGGGAGTTTCAAGATTCCATTACCAGAGTGCACTGGAAAGCACCCTGTTTTAGTGGTGATGGCGAGTGGGTTGTTGGCGGTTCTGCTAACAAAGGAGAGCACAAGATTTACATATGGGACAGGGCAGGGCGTCTCGTAAAAATTCTTGAAGGTCCTAAAGAGGCGTTGATAGATTTAGCGTGGCATCCTGTTCGTCCTATAATCGTGTCTGCTTCACTAACAGGGTTAATTTATATCTGGGCTAAAGATTACGTCGAAAACTGGAGCGCATTTGCTCCAGATTTTAAGGAGCTCGAGGAAAATGAGGAGTATGTAGAACGCGAGGATGAATTCGATCTCATACCTGATAATCCAAAG GTGAAAGAATCAGATGTTGACGAAGACGAAGAGATAGATATTATGACAGTTGAGAAGGATACTACTTTTAGCGATTCAGATATGTCAGAAGATGAAGTATTATATTTGCGTGTAGATATTTCTCCGGATGTTCCAGAGGAGCAGGATAAATGTATCGGGATGGGTGACAGCAACCATTCTGGATCCCCTCTTTCGGAAGATGCAGAACAGAATGGGCAAGGGGCCAAATATGCTTCCAGTCCGCTTGATG CAGCTATGGATAATTCTGATACCGGAGGGATGCCCCTTAAACGCAAAAGGAAACCTTCAGAAAAAGTTCTAGAATTGCAGGCAGAGAGGAGCAAAAAACCTGTGCCAAAGACAAAGCCATTCGGCAAATCTGAGAAAAAGAACAAGCCTGGAGTTGATCAGGATAGCGACATGTCCAACTGA